A region of Streptomyces halobius DNA encodes the following proteins:
- a CDS encoding TIGR03767 family metallophosphoesterase, which translates to MAGTETTTNRRRFLLTSGGALAATGIAWALPGRRHGGTAPSAGNAHAAPRPSPERPQVRRAAPYGLTTLETAARPTGSSSYRRLTSGPGWPLVVRSELAAARAGRRDRRTPLACFVQLTDLHVSDVQSPLRTEFLRAGSPGSWRAQEVLSVPGAVSLVEQVNALAAGPHTGRPPAFVMSTGDNIDNNAMVELEWFMTLMSGGRITPNTGDPAAYEGVQNSGLPLYWHPDGSLRDQDTRRGLPGIPGYLEAAIRTVTSPGLRIPWYSTPGNHDDLPGGCLAPQDPMLRDYVTGGRKLFSVPDTDVAAYARVLKSGDDPKSTVLKEILRRNAHSARPVTADERRRMVTPHAYLAAHLDPAYAGAGPVGHGYTDNHLDDERTYYTFTVAEGVIGISIDTTYRSGHYEGSLGTGQLRWLERTLAAHSSRYYDADGRTVRNTGADDAHILVFSHHHSPSMTRRADAARTEEPRHDGAEVIALLSRFPNVAAWINGHSHINRITPHAHPTAARSFWEVNTASHVDYPQHARLIELADNHDGTLSLFTTLIESAAPHRTDFDDLSAVGLASLYRELSYNAPHLAGTMSDGLHEAMAGTAADRNTELLIRRG; encoded by the coding sequence ATGGCCGGAACGGAAACCACCACCAACCGTCGTCGATTCCTCCTCACCTCCGGTGGCGCGCTCGCCGCGACCGGTATCGCGTGGGCACTGCCGGGCCGGCGCCACGGCGGCACTGCTCCGAGTGCAGGGAACGCACACGCCGCCCCCCGTCCGTCACCGGAACGCCCCCAGGTGCGGCGGGCAGCGCCGTACGGGCTCACCACGCTGGAGACCGCGGCGCGCCCCACCGGCAGCAGCAGCTACCGGCGCCTCACCTCCGGCCCCGGATGGCCCCTGGTCGTCCGGTCCGAACTCGCCGCGGCCAGGGCCGGGCGGCGCGACCGGCGCACCCCGCTGGCATGTTTCGTGCAGCTCACCGACCTCCATGTGTCCGACGTCCAGAGCCCTCTGCGTACGGAATTCCTGCGGGCCGGATCGCCGGGTTCATGGCGGGCGCAGGAGGTCCTGTCGGTCCCCGGCGCGGTCTCCCTGGTCGAGCAGGTGAACGCACTCGCCGCCGGCCCCCACACGGGACGACCGCCGGCCTTCGTCATGTCCACGGGCGACAACATCGACAACAATGCGATGGTGGAGCTCGAGTGGTTCATGACGCTCATGAGCGGCGGCCGGATCACTCCGAACACCGGCGATCCGGCCGCGTACGAGGGTGTCCAGAACTCCGGGCTCCCGCTGTACTGGCATCCGGACGGCAGCCTGCGCGACCAGGACACACGACGCGGTCTGCCAGGCATCCCGGGCTACCTCGAAGCCGCGATACGCACGGTGACCAGCCCCGGCCTGCGCATCCCCTGGTACTCGACGCCGGGCAACCACGACGACCTGCCGGGCGGTTGTCTGGCACCGCAGGACCCCATGCTCCGGGACTATGTCACCGGAGGCCGCAAACTGTTCTCCGTACCGGACACCGACGTGGCCGCCTACGCCCGCGTCCTCAAATCCGGCGACGATCCCAAGAGCACCGTGCTCAAGGAGATCCTGCGGCGTAACGCCCACAGCGCGCGGCCGGTGACCGCCGACGAGCGGCGCCGCATGGTCACACCGCACGCATACCTGGCGGCACACCTGGACCCCGCGTACGCCGGAGCGGGACCGGTCGGGCACGGATACACCGACAACCACCTGGACGACGAACGGACGTACTACACGTTCACCGTCGCGGAAGGCGTCATCGGCATCAGTATCGACACCACCTACCGCAGCGGCCACTACGAAGGATCGCTCGGTACCGGGCAACTGCGCTGGCTGGAGCGGACGCTCGCCGCCCACAGTTCCCGCTACTACGACGCGGACGGACGGACGGTACGCAACACCGGCGCCGACGACGCGCACATCCTGGTGTTCAGCCACCACCACAGCCCCAGCATGACCCGACGCGCCGATGCGGCACGTACCGAGGAGCCGCGGCATGACGGCGCGGAGGTCATCGCACTCCTCAGCCGGTTCCCGAACGTAGCGGCTTGGATCAACGGCCACAGCCACATCAACCGCATCACACCACACGCCCACCCGACGGCCGCCCGCTCCTTCTGGGAAGTCAACACCGCCTCGCATGTGGACTATCCGCAGCACGCACGCCTCATCGAACTGGCCGACAACCACGACGGAACGCTGTCCTTGTTCACCACGCTCATCGAATCCGCCGCTCCGCACCGCACGGACTTCGACGACCTGTCGGCCGTCGGCCTCGCGTCCCTCTACCGTGAGCTGTCCTACAACGCTCCCCACCTCGCCGGCACCATGTCCGACGGCCTCCATGAGGCCATGGCAGGCACCGCGGCGGACCGCAATACGGAACTCCTCATACGCCGAGGGTGA
- a CDS encoding DUF4440 domain-containing protein: MTFLPDTGYVPTAEDRASLDAWFAEYDAQSAKRDVERMADMAVFPLNLVSDDAAGNGRSAQWDREQFVATMTQVMGDGSEDIRFESTRTPVFLSPSMAVVFTDSTMTTEGRTQQLRYADILVRRDGTWAFQTMIQSGWGDNL, encoded by the coding sequence GTGACCTTCCTGCCCGACACCGGATACGTCCCGACCGCCGAGGACCGCGCGAGCCTGGACGCCTGGTTCGCGGAGTACGACGCACAGAGCGCGAAGCGCGACGTGGAGCGCATGGCCGACATGGCGGTGTTCCCCCTCAACCTCGTGAGTGACGACGCAGCCGGCAACGGCCGCTCGGCACAGTGGGACCGCGAGCAGTTCGTCGCGACGATGACGCAGGTGATGGGAGACGGGAGCGAGGACATCAGGTTCGAGTCCACGCGGACACCCGTCTTCCTCTCGCCCTCCATGGCCGTGGTCTTCACGGACTCGACCATGACAACGGAGGGTCGGACCCAGCAGCTGCGCTACGCCGACATCCTGGTCAGGCGGGACGGGACGTGGGCGTTCCAGACCATGATCCAGAGCGGTTGGGGGGACAACCTGTAG
- a CDS encoding DM13 domain-containing protein: MRAILSKPVFIGVLAVVVVAVGAGLFWFQPWKLWVDETVREELPAAAQTPATPPSKDPAAKPSTPSTPAPGPSTLATGKLISHEHSTSGTVKIVRLADGTHTLRLENLDTSNGPDLRVWVTDAPVKKGEAGWHVFDDGKYVSLGKLKGNKGDQNYPLPDDFKLEQYTSVSIWCDRFDVSFGAAELSRV, from the coding sequence ATGCGCGCAATTCTGAGCAAACCGGTGTTCATCGGGGTGCTTGCTGTGGTCGTGGTGGCGGTCGGCGCGGGACTGTTCTGGTTCCAGCCGTGGAAGCTGTGGGTGGACGAGACCGTACGCGAGGAATTGCCCGCCGCTGCGCAGACGCCCGCCACTCCCCCGTCCAAGGACCCGGCGGCCAAACCGTCCACGCCGTCCACACCGGCCCCCGGGCCGAGCACGCTGGCCACCGGCAAGCTGATCAGCCATGAGCACAGCACCTCCGGGACGGTGAAGATTGTGCGGCTGGCTGACGGCACCCACACACTGCGCCTGGAGAACCTCGACACCAGCAACGGCCCGGACCTGCGTGTCTGGGTCACCGACGCACCGGTGAAGAAGGGCGAGGCCGGCTGGCACGTCTTCGACGACGGAAAGTACGTCAGCCTCGGCAAGCTCAAAGGCAACAAGGGCGACCAGAACTATCCGCTGCCCGACGACTTCAAACTGGAGCAGTACACAAGCGTCAGCATCTGGTGTGACCGTTTCGATGTCTCTTTCGGTGCGGCCGAACTCTCCCGGGTGTGA